The following are encoded together in the Nitrosopumilus sp. b3 genome:
- a CDS encoding DUF99 family protein, whose translation MRSLHLEKKGLRGLAIAESFLPNSSNSIFSGIVMRRDFVIDDFVFGNATLGGDDATNNILKMYEKLDRPDVSYVLISGLIVSMYNIIDIKKLFDVLKIPIIGVSYHDSLGIEDALKHHFPNSYESKILEYKKLSKREKITLHTSHDIFVRREGCTLNDVKHLLNDLTIHGSVPEPLRVSQLLAKKLLEKGLSF comes from the coding sequence ATGAGATCCCTCCATCTTGAAAAAAAAGGATTAAGGGGCCTTGCAATTGCTGAAAGCTTTTTACCTAATTCTTCAAACTCTATTTTTTCTGGAATCGTAATGAGACGTGATTTTGTTATTGATGATTTTGTCTTTGGAAATGCAACGTTGGGTGGTGATGATGCTACCAATAATATTCTAAAAATGTATGAGAAACTTGATAGGCCTGATGTAAGTTATGTTCTGATCTCTGGCTTGATAGTTTCAATGTATAATATTATTGACATCAAAAAATTATTTGATGTTCTAAAAATCCCCATCATTGGAGTTTCATATCATGACTCTCTTGGAATTGAAGATGCACTTAAACACCATTTCCCAAATTCATATGAATCCAAAATTCTTGAATATAAAAAATTAAGTAAAAGAGAAAAAATTACACTGCACACATCTCATGATATTTTTGTTAGAAGAGAAGGTTGCACATTAAATGATGTTAAACATCTTCTAAATGATTTAACAATACATGGCTCTGTTCCAGAACCTCTTCGAGTATCACAGCTACTTGCAAAAAAATTACTTGAAAAAGGATTATCCTTCTGA